The Synergistaceae bacterium genomic interval GATTATGGAAAATTCAGTATCATCCTACTTCGTGGGTGTGCAAGGCGGACTTGTAATGTCAATGATTGCCTTCAGCATAGTCTTCATAGTCATTTGCGGACTTATGTTCGTTATGATGGGGATGAAGCATGTCTGCAGGGTGCTGGATAGTATGCAGACAGCCGCTAAGGCTTCTCCGGCAGTCGGCACACCGTCGCCTGCACCGGCAGCAAAGATGGTTGCGGCTCCGGCGGAAGATGATTCTGAGCTTCTGGCAGTTATTTCTGCCGCAATAGCTGCAATGTACGGCAGCGCAGCGCGTGTTGTGGCGTTCAGCCCCGTAAAGGCTCCGGCAGCAACGAGTTGGAAGCTTGTTGGCAGAATTCAGAATGCGGAAGGATTTCAGGATTAGTTTTTTGACACATAAAATATTCAAGGAGGTTTTCTCTGATGGCACGAAAATATAGAGTGACAGTAAATGGCAAAGCGTATGATGTAGACGTTGAAGAGATGGGGGCTGGCACATCAGTTGTGGCACCGGTGCCTGCAGCAGCACCGATGGCAGCAGCAGCACCGGTGGCGGTACCAACACCGGTGGCGGCATCGGTACCGGCGGCACCAACTCCCGCACCGGTGGCAGGAGGATCTGTAATTGAAGCTCCTATGCCTGGAAAAGTACTTAAGATACTTGTCTCGCCGGGTGCAACTGTGGCGGCCGGACAGCTTGTACTTATACTCGAAGCTATGAAGATGGAGAATGAAATCTTTGCAGCGACTGCGGGCACTGTGACACAAATAGGGTGCAAAGAGGGAGATAATGTCAATACAGGCGATACTCTCCTGGTTATCGGATAGGCTGCCTTGGCAGTACTCACCATGGAGGGAAACTGAATGGAACTTTATTTGACTGCGCTTAAAGGCGTTATCCAGCAGTCTGGATTTGTAGCATTGAACTTGCCAACGCTGGTAATGCTCCTTGTCTCGTTCATACTGCTCTACCTAGCCATTGCAAAGGGTTTTGAGCCGCTGTTGCTTTTGCCGATATCATTTGGATGTCTCCTTGTCAACCTTCCGCTTTCTGGGATCGTTGACCCGGGCGGCTTTCTCTATTTTGTCAAATTCGGCATTGACCATGAGCTCTATCCTGTAATTATATTCATGGGAATTGGCGCTTTGACAGACTTCGGTCCGCTGCTGGCCAACCCTATCACATTCCTTCTTGGAGCATCGGCTCAGCTGGGAGTGTTTATTGCGGTCATCGGCGCAATGTTTATGGGTTTCACGATTCAGGAAGCGGCAGGTATCGGAATTATAGGTGGAGCAGATGGACCTACAGCCATCTATCTGTGCTCGAAGCTTGCTAAACAGATCCTTCCTGCTGTTGCTGTTGCGGCCTACAGCTATATGTCGCTTGTGCCTCTGATCCAGCCGCCTGTAATAAAACTGCTCACTACGAAGAAGGACCGCTCGATAAGAATGGAACAGCTTCGTCCTGTCACAAAAACAGAACGTGTTCTCTTTCCTATTGTATCAACGATCGCCTGCGGACTTGTGCTTCCTGCATCTGTACCGCTTATTGGTATGCTGATGTTTGGCAACCTGCTCCGTGAATGCGGCTGCACAGAGCGACTTTCGCTGGCAGCGCAGAACGAGGTACTGAACGCAACCACGATATTCCTTGGGATATCTGTCGGTGCGACGATGAGCGCTGAATCGTTCCTTACAGTGGCTACAATCAAGATCATCGCACTGGGGCTTATCGCGTTCATATTCAGTACCGCCGGAGGGGTTCTGTTAGGCCAGATCATGAAGATCGCATCAGGAGGAAAGATAAACCCTGTCATTGGTGCCGCCGGAGTATCGGCAGTCCCAATGGCGGCCCGAGTCTGTCAGAAGGTTGTCTCGAAGGAATTCCCGGGAAGCTACATCCTTATGCACGCTATGGGCCCGAACGTAGCGGGTGTTATAGGAACAGCTGTTGCTGCGGGGGCTATGCTTACCCTCCTTGCCAAATAGCTGAGAGAAGGAGCCTTGCGCCGCCGGCTTAACGGCATGAGGCGTGGCCAATCAGTCCGAGAAAACGCGTAGGACACATGGCGGCTGATAGCGATATTCACGGATGCTCCCTCTTTAGAGGGGGCATCTGCCTTTTGCTCGATCCGACAAATGAATGTATGAGAAGAATATATGTTTTTATTTTACGGCAGGCAGAGCGTCGGGTTGGGATTTTGCTGTTCTTCTGTTTTTTGACCGAGGTATCCGTACAGGATGCAGAAGCCGCCAAGTCGCCGTATTATCTTGTAGCCGACATTCCCCGCTGCAATGGCCTGTTGCTGTTCTTCGATTTTTCTTATCGGGATCCGCAGATGTCCATGTGTCCAGACCGGATGCTTGGGGTAAAAATCTTTTTTTAGAACATAGCGCATTAACTCGCCGTATACCCG includes:
- a CDS encoding OadG family protein is translated as MENSVSSYFVGVQGGLVMSMIAFSIVFIVICGLMFVMMGMKHVCRVLDSMQTAAKASPAVGTPSPAPAAKMVAAPAEDDSELLAVISAAIAAMYGSAARVVAFSPVKAPAATSWKLVGRIQNAEGFQD
- a CDS encoding acetyl-CoA carboxylase biotin carboxyl carrier protein subunit (composes the biotin carboxyl carrier protein subunit of the acetyl-CoA carboxylase complex, the enzyme that catalyzes the carboxylation of acetyl-CoA to malonyl-CoA, which in turn controls the rate of fatty acid metabolism), which gives rise to MARKYRVTVNGKAYDVDVEEMGAGTSVVAPVPAAAPMAAAAPVAVPTPVAASVPAAPTPAPVAGGSVIEAPMPGKVLKILVSPGATVAAGQLVLILEAMKMENEIFAATAGTVTQIGCKEGDNVNTGDTLLVIG
- a CDS encoding sodium ion-translocating decarboxylase subunit beta; the encoded protein is MELYLTALKGVIQQSGFVALNLPTLVMLLVSFILLYLAIAKGFEPLLLLPISFGCLLVNLPLSGIVDPGGFLYFVKFGIDHELYPVIIFMGIGALTDFGPLLANPITFLLGASAQLGVFIAVIGAMFMGFTIQEAAGIGIIGGADGPTAIYLCSKLAKQILPAVAVAAYSYMSLVPLIQPPVIKLLTTKKDRSIRMEQLRPVTKTERVLFPIVSTIACGLVLPASVPLIGMLMFGNLLRECGCTERLSLAAQNEVLNATTIFLGISVGATMSAESFLTVATIKIIALGLIAFIFSTAGGVLLGQIMKIASGGKINPVIGAAGVSAVPMAARVCQKVVSKEFPGSYILMHAMGPNVAGVIGTAVAAGAMLTLLAK